A window of the Halopseudomonas phragmitis genome harbors these coding sequences:
- a CDS encoding helix-turn-helix transcriptional regulator, translating to MSNVPAQDGDLAEEISFNVPKRWLRAREAAEYLGVSVPHLARLRELKKGPPYRKFGSVVLYDIHELDAFVLAQPRFETKGGGL from the coding sequence ATGTCCAACGTCCCTGCCCAAGACGGCGACCTCGCCGAAGAAATCTCCTTCAACGTCCCGAAGCGGTGGCTCCGCGCCCGTGAAGCTGCCGAGTACCTGGGCGTTTCCGTGCCGCACCTCGCCCGACTGCGCGAGCTGAAAAAAGGCCCGCCGTACCGCAAGTTCGGCAGCGTTGTCCTGTACGACATTCACGAGCTGGACGCCTTCGTCCTGGCGCAGCCCCGCTTTGAAACCAAAGGGGGTGGCCTGTGA
- a CDS encoding primase-helicase family protein, whose product MSDFLDTRKGESPASGATEDGAFGAKREGSDTQAEFSVAQAAPAIIDTAAAVSFLQWLRPEGPWLLSYASPEKKVFRPKLFVPGQEAKLAAWLAGNAENNVYYHLNPTRDGLEKKAAKSDVTAVRFLHVDIDPRAGEDVGEERQRIIGRLTHNLPKELPPPTAIISSGAGAQALWALREPILLDGSEAQAVEAERYTRWIQGVFGKGESGGADNCHNVDRILRLPGSINNPDAKKRAKGRTAAPATLVELYPERVYGLESFQQAPAQGAAAPATVGARGAALAAVSLDEVERLESVDALDKWNVPDWLKVLIVQGNDPDNPTKYPSRSEALFACTCELVRQGVPDEVIFSVLTDESFGIAESVVEHKRPEKYALRQIERAHEDSIHPMLRKLNEEFAVVGNFGGKCVVVSEVTDEGLGRVNLVAQSFADFKNRFLNVMVDLGTDAKGNPVAKPAGAWWLAHPNRRQYERVTFAPGQDTPPDVYNTWKGFAVDAAAGDKHLPFLDHIRDNVCSGDEEHYRYLLGWMARAVQQPGCPGEVAVVLRGKRGTGKGFLAKVFGGLFGRHYLPVTDSRHVTGNFNAHLRDCVVLFGDEALYAGDKRHESTLKSLITEETIAIERKGFDTEAARNCLHIIMASNEAWVVPAGEFERRFFVLDVGSERMQDTAYFGELNRAMEAGGRENLLHFLMHYDISDFNVRAVPRTRALEEQQARSLGPIRGFIREMFRTGQLPPEWLPNEANPGYAERMVHVKKTGEVGLHPDKLAQWIGMRLKTRPVSVEDLEKEFAKLGFRKAKVTGNKRRIMLSGSVERAREAWNAFSGAPCQWEEPVEKWLPYSIQDHPSDDLGDDDVSHVEHMTGDEWEVFQALQNADLRERILALVRSATA is encoded by the coding sequence GTGAGCGATTTTCTGGACACCCGAAAAGGTGAAAGCCCCGCTTCCGGGGCGACAGAAGACGGGGCTTTCGGAGCAAAGCGAGAAGGAAGCGATACTCAAGCTGAATTCTCGGTGGCACAGGCTGCCCCGGCAATCATCGACACCGCCGCCGCTGTCAGTTTCTTGCAGTGGCTCCGCCCGGAAGGCCCGTGGCTGCTCTCGTATGCCAGCCCCGAGAAGAAGGTGTTCCGGCCCAAGCTGTTCGTCCCTGGGCAAGAGGCCAAGCTGGCTGCCTGGCTGGCGGGCAACGCCGAGAACAACGTCTATTACCACCTGAACCCCACCCGCGACGGGCTGGAGAAGAAGGCCGCCAAGTCGGACGTTACCGCCGTGCGCTTCCTGCACGTGGATATCGACCCGCGTGCCGGGGAGGACGTGGGCGAGGAGCGCCAGCGCATCATCGGCCGCCTGACGCACAACCTGCCGAAGGAGCTGCCGCCGCCCACCGCAATCATCAGCTCCGGCGCTGGTGCCCAGGCGCTGTGGGCGCTGCGCGAGCCAATCCTCCTGGACGGTTCCGAGGCCCAGGCGGTAGAGGCCGAGCGTTACACCCGCTGGATTCAGGGCGTGTTCGGCAAGGGCGAGTCCGGCGGGGCTGACAACTGCCACAACGTGGATCGCATCCTGCGCCTGCCGGGCAGCATCAACAACCCGGACGCCAAGAAGCGGGCCAAGGGCCGCACCGCCGCCCCGGCCACCCTCGTGGAGCTGTACCCCGAGCGCGTCTATGGGCTGGAGAGCTTCCAGCAGGCTCCGGCCCAGGGTGCCGCCGCGCCAGCTACGGTGGGCGCTCGTGGCGCGGCTCTCGCCGCTGTCTCGCTGGACGAGGTGGAACGCCTGGAGTCGGTGGATGCCCTCGACAAATGGAACGTGCCGGACTGGCTGAAGGTTCTCATCGTCCAGGGCAACGACCCCGACAACCCCACCAAGTACCCGAGCCGCTCCGAGGCGCTCTTTGCCTGCACGTGCGAACTGGTGCGCCAGGGGGTGCCCGACGAGGTGATTTTCTCGGTGCTCACCGACGAGTCGTTCGGCATCGCTGAGTCCGTGGTGGAACACAAGCGCCCGGAGAAATACGCCCTGCGCCAGATCGAACGGGCGCACGAGGACTCCATCCATCCGATGCTGCGCAAGCTCAACGAGGAGTTCGCTGTCGTCGGGAACTTCGGGGGCAAGTGCGTTGTGGTCAGCGAAGTGACCGACGAAGGGCTCGGGCGAGTCAATCTCGTGGCGCAGAGCTTCGCCGACTTCAAGAACCGCTTCCTCAACGTCATGGTTGATCTGGGCACCGACGCCAAGGGCAACCCGGTCGCGAAGCCCGCTGGGGCTTGGTGGCTGGCGCACCCGAACCGTCGCCAGTACGAGCGGGTCACTTTCGCCCCTGGGCAAGACACCCCGCCCGACGTGTACAACACCTGGAAGGGGTTCGCGGTGGATGCTGCCGCCGGAGACAAGCACCTGCCGTTCCTGGACCATATTCGCGATAACGTCTGTTCGGGCGACGAGGAGCACTATCGCTACCTGCTCGGTTGGATGGCGCGGGCGGTGCAGCAGCCGGGCTGCCCAGGAGAGGTGGCCGTCGTCCTGCGGGGCAAGCGTGGCACGGGTAAGGGCTTCCTTGCGAAGGTGTTCGGCGGGCTGTTCGGGCGGCACTACCTGCCTGTTACCGACTCCCGCCACGTTACTGGCAACTTCAACGCCCACCTGCGCGACTGCGTCGTGCTGTTCGGCGACGAAGCACTCTACGCGGGCGACAAGAGGCACGAATCCACGCTCAAGTCTCTCATTACGGAGGAAACAATCGCCATCGAGCGTAAGGGCTTCGACACGGAGGCTGCCCGGAACTGCCTGCACATCATCATGGCCTCGAACGAAGCCTGGGTCGTGCCCGCAGGGGAGTTCGAGCGCCGGTTCTTCGTGCTGGATGTTGGCTCTGAACGGATGCAGGACACCGCCTACTTCGGCGAACTGAACCGGGCTATGGAAGCTGGCGGGCGTGAGAACCTTCTGCATTTCCTGATGCACTACGACATCAGCGACTTCAACGTCCGCGCTGTGCCTCGGACGCGGGCGCTGGAAGAGCAGCAGGCACGGAGCCTCGGGCCGATTCGCGGCTTCATCCGCGAGATGTTCCGGACGGGGCAACTTCCGCCTGAATGGCTGCCGAACGAGGCGAATCCGGGCTATGCCGAGCGGATGGTTCATGTGAAGAAGACTGGCGAAGTCGGCCTCCACCCGGACAAGCTGGCCCAGTGGATCGGGATGCGCCTAAAGACCCGCCCGGTCAGCGTCGAAGACTTGGAGAAGGAGTTCGCCAAGCTCGGGTTCCGCAAGGCGAAGGTCACTGGTAACAAGCGTCGCATCATGCTGAGCGGGTCGGTGGAGCGTGCGCGGGAAGCCTGGAATGCCTTCTCCGGTGCGCCTTGTCAGTGGGAGGAGCCGGTGGAAAAGTGGCTGCCGTACTCCATCCAGGATCACCCCTCCGACGACCTGGGCGACGATGATGTCTCGCATGTCGAGCACATGACGGGCGACGAGTGGGAGGTGTTCCAGGCACTCCAGAACGCCGACCTTCGGGAGCGGATTCTCGCTCTGGTGCGAAGCGCAACGGCCTAA
- a CDS encoding sodium:solute symporter family protein, whose translation MSQFVINLLFVGASFMLYIGIAIWARAGSTKEFYVAGGGVHPVTNGMATAADWMSAASFISMAGLISVGYVNSSFLMGWTGGFVLLAMLLAPYLRKFGKFTVPDFVGDRFNSKAARVVAVICLLVISTTYVIGQMTGAGVAFARFLEVSSTTGLIIASCIVFVYAVLGGMKGITYTQVAQYVVLIVAYTIPAIFISLQMTGHLLPQTGLFGTHTESGLPMLQKLDEVVRELGFQDYTADVSNKLNMFLFTMSLMIGTAGLPHVIIRFFTVPKVADARWSAGWALVFIAILYTTAPAVASMGRLNLINTIYPDGPSAPALEYAERPQWLQTWEDTGLVRFEDKNNDGRIQMYNEVPAFAETAEARGWAGNELVVNNDILVLANPEIANLPGWVIGLIAAGGIAAALSTAAGLLLAISSAISHDLIKNMINPKISEKGEMLAARISMAVAIAIATWLGINPPGFAAQVVALAFGIAAASIFPVLMMGIFSKRINSKGAVLGMLAGLLSTTIYIFLYLGWFFIPGTNTLANVPDNWLFGISPLSFGAVGAVINFAVAFGVSYLTEEPPQEIQDLVESVRYPKGAGGAVAH comes from the coding sequence ATGAGCCAATTTGTAATCAACCTGCTCTTTGTTGGCGCCTCCTTCATGCTCTATATCGGTATTGCGATTTGGGCTCGGGCTGGTTCCACCAAAGAGTTCTATGTTGCTGGTGGTGGCGTACACCCGGTCACCAACGGCATGGCAACTGCAGCTGACTGGATGTCTGCGGCTTCCTTTATCTCGATGGCTGGCCTGATCTCGGTCGGCTACGTCAACTCTTCCTTCCTGATGGGCTGGACTGGCGGTTTCGTGCTGCTGGCCATGCTGCTGGCGCCTTACCTGCGCAAGTTCGGCAAGTTTACCGTGCCGGATTTCGTGGGTGACCGTTTCAACAGCAAAGCTGCTCGGGTAGTGGCGGTTATCTGTCTGCTGGTAATCTCGACCACTTATGTAATTGGTCAGATGACCGGGGCAGGGGTGGCATTTGCCCGCTTCCTCGAAGTGAGCAGCACCACCGGCCTGATCATCGCCTCCTGCATCGTGTTCGTCTACGCGGTATTGGGCGGCATGAAGGGCATCACCTACACCCAGGTGGCACAGTATGTGGTACTGATCGTGGCCTACACCATTCCGGCGATCTTCATCTCTCTGCAGATGACCGGTCACCTGCTGCCGCAGACTGGCCTGTTCGGTACTCACACCGAATCAGGTCTCCCGATGCTGCAGAAGCTGGATGAAGTGGTTCGTGAGCTGGGCTTCCAGGACTACACCGCTGACGTCTCCAACAAGCTGAACATGTTCCTGTTCACCATGTCGCTGATGATCGGTACCGCTGGTCTGCCGCACGTGATCATTCGCTTCTTCACCGTACCGAAGGTGGCTGATGCGCGCTGGTCTGCTGGTTGGGCGCTGGTGTTTATCGCCATCCTCTACACCACTGCTCCGGCTGTGGCTTCCATGGGTCGCCTGAACCTGATCAACACCATCTACCCGGATGGTCCGAGCGCTCCGGCACTGGAATACGCTGAGCGCCCGCAGTGGCTGCAGACCTGGGAAGATACTGGCCTGGTTCGTTTCGAGGACAAGAACAACGACGGTCGTATCCAGATGTACAACGAGGTACCTGCCTTTGCTGAAACTGCTGAAGCACGTGGCTGGGCCGGCAACGAGCTGGTGGTCAACAACGATATTCTGGTACTGGCCAACCCCGAAATCGCCAATCTGCCGGGCTGGGTCATCGGTCTGATTGCTGCCGGTGGTATTGCCGCGGCACTCTCGACCGCAGCAGGTCTATTGCTGGCGATCTCCTCGGCTATCAGTCATGACCTGATCAAGAACATGATCAATCCCAAAATCAGTGAGAAGGGGGAAATGCTCGCCGCGCGTATTTCCATGGCGGTGGCCATTGCGATTGCCACCTGGCTAGGGATCAATCCACCGGGCTTTGCAGCACAGGTGGTGGCCCTGGCCTTTGGTATCGCCGCAGCGTCGATCTTCCCGGTACTGATGATGGGTATCTTCTCCAAGCGCATCAACAGCAAAGGCGCGGTATTGGGCATGCTGGCCGGTCTGCTGAGCACCACCATTTACATCTTCCTGTATCTGGGCTGGTTCTTCATTCCGGGCACCAACACCCTGGCCAACGTTCCGGACAATTGGTTGTTCGGTATCTCCCCGCTGTCGTTCGGTGCGGTGGGCGCGGTTATCAACTTTGCCGTAGCCTTTGGGGTATCCTATCTGACCGAAGAGCCGCCGCAGGAAATCCAGGATCTGGTGGAAAGCGTTCGCTATCCCAAGGGTGCTGGTGGTGCTGTGGCACACTGA